A portion of the Saccharospirillaceae bacterium genome contains these proteins:
- a CDS encoding DEAD/DEAH box helicase: MTDSTPTGFASLGLPFQILRKLEELGYEEPSPIQASSIPTLLEGRDVLGMAQTGTGKTAAFSLPILARTQPDLNAPQVLVLAPTRELAQQVAEAVKSYSKYLPGINVSAIYGGTDYGSQLRELKRGPQWVVGTPGRVMDHLRRGTLNLSDIKAVVLDEADEMLRMGFIDDVNWILDQAPKQRQVALFSATMPREIQAVAEKHLTDPVQVKIKAKTTTNDKIRQRYWFVGGVHKNDALLRISEVEDFDAMMVFVRTKQATEEVADFMQANGFKCAPLNGDIPQQLREKAVEKLKAGKLDILVATDVAARGLDVERISHVVNYDIPQDTESYVHRIGRTGRAGREGEAIVFVRGREKRMLRDIEKATRQTIEEMPLPTAKDVNAKRKERFQARIVDAIHSDKNQVFRDIIESVLTENPVETLDVAAAIASLLQGNKPLFLDEKADSRMMERREREPREKRERGDRNDRDRSPRSKSLPEEQAKALKGQPDVEMQRYMVNVGYDDGLRPGNLVGAVANEADLESRYIGHIEILENFSVIDLPAGMPETTMAVLKKARVCGQALNMREYKEADAPKGDGKRKDRGPKKPHRGGKPGERGRSSDRQSERRGGDRRDSKPGGFKKRKPRDQ, translated from the coding sequence ATGACCGATTCAACCCCTACAGGCTTTGCGAGCCTGGGTTTACCTTTTCAGATTTTACGCAAACTGGAGGAGCTGGGCTATGAAGAGCCATCGCCAATCCAGGCCAGCAGTATCCCAACGCTGCTGGAAGGTCGTGATGTTTTAGGTATGGCCCAAACGGGGACCGGCAAAACGGCGGCGTTTTCTCTGCCGATTCTTGCCCGGACTCAACCGGATCTGAACGCTCCCCAGGTACTGGTATTAGCACCTACTCGTGAACTGGCTCAGCAGGTTGCTGAAGCTGTTAAGAGTTACTCCAAATATCTACCGGGTATTAATGTCTCTGCAATTTATGGCGGTACCGACTATGGTAGCCAGCTGCGTGAATTGAAGCGTGGTCCACAATGGGTAGTGGGCACGCCTGGTCGTGTGATGGATCATCTTCGTCGTGGCACGCTGAACCTATCGGATATCAAGGCCGTTGTGCTGGACGAAGCCGATGAAATGTTGCGCATGGGTTTCATCGATGACGTTAACTGGATTCTTGATCAGGCACCGAAGCAACGCCAGGTTGCGCTGTTTTCAGCAACTATGCCGCGAGAGATTCAGGCGGTCGCCGAAAAACACCTGACGGATCCGGTTCAGGTGAAAATCAAAGCAAAAACCACAACCAACGACAAAATTCGTCAACGTTACTGGTTCGTTGGCGGCGTGCATAAAAACGATGCGTTGTTGCGTATCAGCGAAGTGGAAGACTTCGACGCCATGATGGTGTTTGTGCGCACCAAACAGGCCACAGAAGAAGTGGCTGATTTCATGCAAGCCAATGGCTTCAAGTGCGCACCGCTGAACGGTGACATCCCCCAGCAGCTGCGTGAGAAAGCGGTTGAAAAGTTGAAAGCGGGTAAGTTGGATATTCTCGTTGCAACCGACGTTGCGGCCCGGGGTCTGGACGTTGAGCGTATCAGTCACGTAGTGAATTACGACATTCCTCAGGATACGGAATCTTACGTGCACCGTATTGGCCGTACAGGTCGTGCCGGGCGGGAAGGTGAAGCGATTGTATTTGTCCGTGGCCGCGAAAAGCGCATGTTGCGCGATATCGAAAAAGCCACTCGTCAGACCATCGAAGAGATGCCTCTGCCAACCGCGAAAGACGTTAATGCTAAACGCAAAGAGCGCTTTCAGGCCCGTATTGTGGATGCGATCCACTCAGATAAAAATCAGGTATTCCGAGACATCATTGAGTCTGTATTAACCGAAAACCCGGTTGAAACGTTGGACGTGGCTGCAGCAATCGCCAGCTTATTGCAAGGCAATAAGCCGTTGTTCCTGGATGAAAAAGCCGATAGCCGCATGATGGAACGTCGCGAGCGCGAACCACGCGAGAAGCGCGAGCGCGGTGATCGCAATGATCGTGATCGGTCGCCTCGGAGTAAGTCTTTGCCAGAAGAACAGGCGAAAGCTCTGAAGGGGCAGCCAGACGTTGAAATGCAGCGTTACATGGTTAACGTTGGTTATGACGATGGTCTGCGTCCGGGTAACCTGGTGGGTGCTGTTGCTAACGAAGCTGATCTGGAAAGCCGCTATATCGGTCATATTGAAATCCTGGAAAACTTCTCGGTGATTGACTTGCCGGCAGGTATGCCTGAGACAACCATGGCTGTGCTTAAGAAAGCACGTGTGTGTGGTCAAGCGCTGAACATGCGAGAGTATAAGGAGGCTGACGCGCCAAAAGGTGACGGAAAACGTAAGGATCGTGGTCCGAAGAAGCCTCATCGTGGTGGTAAGCCAGGCGAACGTGGCCGTTCTTCCGATCGTCAGAGCGAGCGCCGTGGTGGAGACCGTCGTGATAGTAAGCCTGGTGGTTTTAAGAAGCGTAAGCCCAGGGACCAATAA
- a CDS encoding pyrimidine/purine nucleoside phosphorylase, giving the protein MLQVNEYFDGKVKSIGLQTETLPATVGVMVAGDYEFGTSQKEVMTVVSGSMDVKLPGADSFQTFSQGESFNLDANVSFQVKVATDTAYFCTYE; this is encoded by the coding sequence ATGCTGCAAGTAAACGAATATTTTGATGGTAAAGTAAAGTCTATCGGCCTGCAAACTGAAACCCTTCCAGCCACTGTTGGCGTGATGGTAGCGGGTGATTATGAGTTTGGTACCAGCCAGAAAGAAGTGATGACCGTTGTATCTGGCAGCATGGACGTTAAACTGCCCGGCGCCGACAGCTTCCAGACCTTTAGTCAGGGCGAGTCTTTTAATCTCGATGCCAATGTCTCGTTCCAGGTGAAAGTAGCGACAGATACCGCATACTTCTGCACCTACGAGTGA
- a CDS encoding response regulator gives MAIKNALVVDDSKSARMMLQRLLGRMNVKAEAVESAEAALMFLDKSQPDVIFMDHMMPGMDGLEATQLIKSNPKTSTIPTIMYTSKEGEEYFDIARSHGAEGVLAKPANQEAVMAVIESLDEPAANDERETNQPDGIALVEVDKLVQKHLKLAITEAKAEIAAGLDSSTQQLQSAQFHQLEQIQSHVRQQHENLQTELKQSLDPQTIYKATLPLNQRLAAAVADKVNKKAADDLVTVIRTNKAENEALIASQTQNLQKQIQQASLKAMIIGAVIGGGIGAMAAVAMTLI, from the coding sequence TCTGGTGGTCGACGACTCCAAATCCGCTCGCATGATGTTACAGCGCCTGCTCGGGCGAATGAATGTGAAAGCAGAAGCCGTTGAAAGCGCTGAGGCCGCGCTCATGTTTCTGGATAAGTCACAACCTGATGTCATCTTTATGGACCATATGATGCCGGGTATGGATGGCCTGGAAGCCACTCAGCTGATCAAGTCCAACCCAAAGACATCCACCATACCCACCATTATGTACACGTCAAAAGAAGGTGAGGAATACTTCGATATTGCCCGTTCTCACGGAGCGGAAGGCGTGCTGGCGAAACCGGCCAATCAAGAGGCGGTAATGGCGGTTATCGAGTCACTCGATGAACCGGCCGCCAATGATGAACGTGAAACTAATCAGCCCGATGGAATCGCACTGGTTGAAGTTGATAAGCTGGTTCAGAAACATCTGAAGCTGGCGATTACAGAAGCGAAAGCAGAAATTGCTGCAGGACTGGACAGCTCAACCCAACAATTGCAAAGCGCTCAGTTCCATCAGCTGGAGCAGATTCAGTCTCACGTTCGCCAACAACATGAAAACCTGCAAACCGAGTTGAAACAATCGCTTGATCCGCAAACGATCTACAAGGCGACCTTGCCGCTCAATCAGCGACTTGCTGCGGCCGTTGCCGATAAGGTCAATAAAAAAGCAGCGGACGATCTGGTTACCGTTATTCGAACGAACAAAGCAGAAAATGAAGCACTGATTGCCAGCCAAACTCAAAATTTGCAAAAGCAGATACAGCAAGCCAGTCTGAAAGCCATGATCATCGGCGCAGTGATTGGTGGCGGAATTGGCGCGATGGCAGCCGTTGCGATGACCCTTATCTGA
- a CDS encoding ATP-binding protein, producing the protein MSIKSRILLSVIALQLIGFVALVYQFSHQAGQSVFANNQQQIISSVTSTLHHFNALAAEMSRSARGLARAGELIYQQRNRLTEEQRNKKFSDLLINTFTPFPQAIGGGIWYEPYQFDNNIRLLGPYAYRSQRQVMFSWELNSDEYNYPKQDWYQLALPDQASQNHNLGQDIFWTPPYFDEAATEALMTTVDALMFDQQQAIGMATVDWSMEDIRRYLSELKLTPNSQTFLIYPGSPDSLLVDNKQESIQINQKLRQWQDKLGSLKRSEISHFSSGDSEKEQVVAGLTNTGLVFGVIVPDSDLAKIVDEQTQHTLTTGIGIAVMFVAIVALLLELLFRPFDQILFLLKSSISVNPETHKMQMNTLNYQTQNEFKPLVGAFNTLVKQIERYTEQLSETNDELLDSQSEIAQLNASLEEKVQLRTEELNAKKEEAINSLQQLKLTQKQLVNMEKYAALGELIAGLAHEVNTPLGIAVTAVTALEDQLHQINSSFRNKTLDKQEFSDFVDFANEGSQITIDNLRRAADLISRFKQVAVDQASEQYRDFELGDYVNSVVTSLRPNFKTSSVTITVNCSERIHIASFPGALSQVLTNLIMNSLIHAYDEKQSGEIIIDVGKLKDQAIIGYRDDGKGMTSDVLQHMFEPFFTTRRSDGGSGLGAHIIYDLVTERLGGQLMVCSSPGQGSEFRIQIPLRLASA; encoded by the coding sequence ATGAGTATTAAGTCCCGAATTCTGCTGAGTGTTATCGCTCTTCAGCTGATTGGTTTTGTTGCCTTGGTTTATCAATTCAGCCACCAGGCTGGTCAGTCTGTGTTCGCAAACAATCAACAACAAATCATCAGCTCCGTCACCTCCACCTTGCATCACTTCAACGCCCTGGCCGCCGAAATGTCGCGCAGCGCCCGCGGCCTTGCCCGTGCTGGCGAACTGATTTATCAGCAGCGCAACCGCCTCACTGAAGAACAAAGAAACAAGAAATTCAGCGATTTACTGATCAATACGTTTACGCCATTCCCGCAGGCAATTGGTGGAGGTATTTGGTACGAACCCTATCAATTTGATAACAACATACGATTACTCGGACCTTATGCCTATCGCAGTCAACGTCAGGTTATGTTCAGTTGGGAACTTAACAGCGATGAGTACAATTACCCGAAACAAGACTGGTACCAGTTGGCATTGCCTGATCAGGCATCACAAAATCATAACCTGGGTCAGGATATCTTCTGGACACCACCCTACTTCGATGAAGCGGCTACGGAAGCTCTGATGACGACCGTTGATGCTCTGATGTTCGACCAGCAACAGGCGATTGGAATGGCAACCGTGGACTGGTCGATGGAAGATATCCGCCGGTATCTCAGCGAACTGAAGCTCACGCCCAACAGCCAGACTTTTTTGATCTACCCAGGTAGTCCGGATTCTTTGCTCGTTGACAACAAACAGGAATCGATACAAATCAATCAAAAGTTGAGACAGTGGCAAGACAAGTTAGGCTCTTTGAAACGTTCAGAGATTAGTCACTTCTCCAGCGGAGATAGTGAGAAGGAACAAGTTGTCGCAGGGCTGACCAATACCGGACTGGTATTTGGTGTCATTGTCCCGGATAGCGACCTGGCAAAAATCGTTGACGAGCAAACGCAACATACGCTGACCACCGGGATTGGGATCGCCGTGATGTTTGTTGCCATCGTCGCATTACTGCTGGAACTGCTATTTCGCCCCTTCGACCAGATACTGTTTTTACTCAAGTCTTCGATAAGCGTTAACCCGGAGACACACAAGATGCAGATGAATACGCTGAATTATCAGACTCAAAATGAATTCAAACCCTTGGTTGGAGCCTTCAATACGCTGGTCAAACAAATCGAGCGCTACACCGAACAGCTGTCCGAAACCAATGATGAGCTGCTTGATAGTCAATCTGAAATCGCTCAACTCAATGCCTCACTCGAGGAAAAAGTTCAGCTCCGGACGGAAGAGCTGAACGCCAAAAAAGAGGAAGCCATCAACTCACTGCAACAGCTGAAACTTACTCAGAAGCAGCTGGTCAACATGGAAAAATACGCAGCTCTTGGGGAGTTGATCGCAGGCCTGGCCCACGAGGTAAATACTCCCCTGGGAATCGCGGTCACCGCCGTTACAGCACTCGAAGATCAATTGCATCAGATCAATAGCTCATTTCGTAACAAGACGCTGGATAAACAGGAATTTTCAGACTTTGTTGACTTCGCCAACGAGGGCAGCCAGATCACCATTGATAATCTCAGACGTGCAGCCGATTTAATCAGTCGCTTCAAACAAGTGGCCGTCGATCAGGCCAGCGAACAATATCGGGATTTTGAGCTGGGCGATTACGTCAACAGCGTTGTGACCTCGTTGCGCCCTAACTTCAAAACCAGTTCGGTGACGATTACAGTCAATTGCTCTGAGCGGATCCACATTGCCAGCTTTCCAGGCGCTCTGTCTCAGGTACTCACCAACCTGATTATGAATTCGCTGATACACGCCTACGATGAAAAACAAAGCGGCGAGATAATCATCGACGTCGGAAAACTCAAAGACCAAGCTATTATCGGCTATCGCGATGATGGCAAAGGTATGACCAGCGACGTACTACAGCACATGTTCGAGCCGTTTTTCACCACCCGTCGCAGCGACGGTGGCAGCGGACTGGGCGCGCATATTATTTATGATTTGGTCACTGAGCGACTCGGTGGACAGCTGATGGTCTGCAGTTCCCCCGGCCAAGGCTCAGAATTCAGAATTCAGATTCCGCTGCGACTCGCTAGCGCATAA
- a CDS encoding YafY family transcriptional regulator has protein sequence MSNKSERLFQLVTLLRSRRTAITAETLAEFMEVSVRTIYRDIQALVVSGIPVEGEAGIGYRLRPGFQLPPLMFDFDEVQSILLGTHMVAAWTDQELAQAARRAEAKIRAVLPEQQLMRADNSPYCVPPVLKEHPVQTVHLNIRHACERLLKVTMDYEDAQGSKSQRTVWPLGMLFWGQRWTFLAWCESRDAYRSFRLDRVNNIDLLNEHYPRHPQRNLQHYLQQWEEH, from the coding sequence ATGTCCAATAAATCAGAGCGCTTATTCCAACTTGTCACCTTACTGCGCAGCCGCCGGACAGCGATAACAGCCGAAACGCTGGCGGAATTTATGGAAGTATCAGTCCGCACCATTTACCGCGACATTCAGGCATTGGTGGTATCAGGCATTCCGGTTGAAGGCGAAGCAGGAATTGGCTACCGTCTCAGGCCCGGCTTTCAGTTACCCCCACTGATGTTCGACTTTGATGAAGTGCAATCGATCTTACTGGGCACACACATGGTCGCTGCCTGGACTGATCAGGAGCTGGCACAGGCAGCCAGACGAGCAGAAGCGAAAATCCGCGCGGTATTGCCTGAGCAGCAATTAATGCGCGCCGATAACAGCCCGTATTGTGTGCCGCCCGTGCTGAAAGAACACCCGGTGCAAACGGTGCATCTGAATATCCGCCATGCCTGTGAAAGACTGTTAAAAGTAACCATGGATTATGAAGATGCTCAGGGTAGCAAAAGCCAGCGAACAGTCTGGCCGCTGGGTATGCTGTTCTGGGGTCAGCGCTGGACATTTTTAGCCTGGTGCGAGAGTCGCGATGCTTACCGCAGCTTTCGACTCGATCGGGTCAACAACATTGACCTACTGAACGAGCATTACCCACGTCATCCACAACGGAATCTTCAACATTACTTACAACAGTGGGAAGAGCATTAG